One genomic region from Arthrobacter pigmenti encodes:
- a CDS encoding Ig-like domain-containing protein: MDVANVVRGTEVQLPGSAVVAMGGSTAVVTDRAGGSVWITTTQNLGAFSDQEVEPVVTGAAGVVAAVSSNDRVFVADPGAGTVSTYVVAVDGTYEELEVVESEALKSFGDVQVAAVGDQVVVFDGESGQLVLPGGEVVVLPDGQDGKLQQSGPVADFVVVATPTSLIKQSLGGGEPVVTALEGNGVPAAPVQLDGCVHAAWAGAAVYVRDCVDDAGDRREEIPELGAESELVFRVNRSVVVLNDVNAGDVWLVLQNMQLVDNWGDIIPPKQDSDEEDEESASENPVNTLPDRSGENRPPVAEDDSYGARAGRTTILNVLTNDTDPDGDLLTATLTGEQPAAGSVQPIYNGAGLQVVVPADAPVGNHTFSYEVADGRGGSDSAEVSVDVRGAESNEPPTPLRPTKILVEEGKSVSQNILSSWMDPDGDDLFLVSAEPTPDGDQVRTRSDGLLTFRDVGKGQGVKEVNIVVSDGRDEVSGVISFDVRASGTLAPVVNFDHFTATVGQESQLTPLQNDLDPAGGQLSLAKAEATGGEAALTPNYDTGTVAFTPEAAGTYYVEYLVTNGPQSASGLIRVDAKAEGAEGAPIAVRDVALLPRNGDVLVDVLGNDSDPTGGVLVVQSVDVPADSPLEVAVLDHNVLRIHDVRGLNQQTTITYTVSNGTATATGEVSVLSVEGPQTLLPPQANADEVTVRAGDVVNIPVLENDTHPNGDELTLSPVLAQGIDLADGRIFASENTLRFVAGNTAKTVYAIYEVMDSTGQTDSAEVRINIRPLDAPNTPPVPKNLDARVIAGSTVRIPVPLDGIDADGDSSFLAGIDVAPGMGAAVPGPNYIDFTASATGAGTDTFTYTVRDRLGLENTGTVQVGIAPAAEANQLPVPVNDGVILRPGRAIAVDALRNDSDPDGDPISLDPEAVSASPEEMGPEVVEGRVVFRAPEAEGDFSVRYGIQDGRGGTANGNISVTVDQNAPLLLPIARDDRVEREETRGQTAVDVPVLKNDEDPDGVSEDLDVTVDPAYVGASVGAENVVRVELTEDAQIVPYTVEDIDGGLATAVIWVPGLSEQYPTLISDAPIDVTAGEELALDLSELVEVREGRSPRLTVEDKVSAIGTSNVNEWVVDPSNLRYAADIDYAGKGSITFEVTDGTGPDDPQGLSSTLTVLINVIPNEDRNFPPTLESGSLEVAIAEPAVTLDLAGLAADPNPDDVLEFSLTGDVPAGFDVSFEGSVLSVAAQDGTQVGTAGTVGISVSDGEETATSSVALTVLASSRPLPVANDDEVPEAVQGEPVTVDVLSNDVNPFPEEPLQIIDVIADGNGSVSQQGDSVVVTPGESFVGTMTVEYTVQDKTGELSRLATGQIVLTVKGEPGVPSTPVVESTRNKSVVLSWDPPADNGSPITGYTVTSNNGFTQECQATTCTLTGLTNNVEYVFTVTATNAIGTSDPSPESAVARPDTQPAQPAPPTLVFGDGALTVNWVPPANEGSPIEGYDLQISPAPPNGAVQRSASGSPLTWEGLENGTAYKVRVQARNAAPEPSEFSDYSAAETPAGLPGTPPAPTTTRAQSLGNESQLVIDWADVNPNGAPVTKYQVQEFQGGNLIRTLPEVQASEQTIVVPNAEADYSYSVRAYNKAGWTEYGAQSAPRRAVGAPAAPTGVSLKETRTGAEGRHVVINFNELTPAQRNGARASEVSYQATFSDGRQMGIRSGQEVGGFKNGTAVTATVTAVVNSDGANYSSPPAGSNRVNPYGAPGSAKADARDGAKEEKKVTVSWNAPNPAAHDVKQIQIKINGGGWENVRNSGNRTVRTNGYNETVRIKVRSLNSRDQAGPVAEAAAKSGEAPPPPPPPDPGPWPITGGGQLNQNSRSCMDPQGGTNWTGSGCIGSHWLYEGETMQSNCFITRSSGTWYRQQSGPNRDANNNGLFLKGIHATRGTNPPEGMPRCG, encoded by the coding sequence GTGGATGTTGCGAATGTGGTGCGTGGTACTGAGGTTCAGTTGCCGGGTTCTGCTGTGGTCGCGATGGGTGGGAGCACTGCGGTAGTGACGGATCGGGCTGGTGGGTCTGTTTGGATTACGACGACGCAGAATCTTGGTGCGTTCAGTGATCAGGAGGTCGAGCCGGTGGTGACCGGTGCGGCGGGTGTGGTCGCGGCGGTGTCGTCGAATGATCGGGTGTTTGTTGCTGATCCTGGTGCGGGGACCGTTTCGACGTATGTGGTCGCCGTGGACGGTACGTATGAAGAGCTTGAGGTTGTGGAGTCGGAGGCGCTGAAGAGTTTCGGTGATGTGCAGGTCGCGGCGGTGGGTGATCAGGTTGTGGTGTTCGATGGTGAGTCGGGGCAGCTTGTTTTGCCTGGTGGTGAGGTTGTTGTTCTCCCGGACGGACAAGATGGCAAGCTTCAGCAGAGTGGGCCGGTTGCGGATTTTGTGGTGGTGGCGACGCCGACGTCGTTGATCAAGCAGTCTCTTGGTGGTGGTGAACCCGTGGTTACTGCGTTGGAGGGTAATGGGGTTCCTGCGGCTCCGGTGCAGTTGGATGGTTGTGTGCATGCGGCGTGGGCTGGGGCGGCGGTGTATGTGCGGGATTGTGTTGATGATGCTGGTGATCGTCGTGAGGAGATTCCGGAGTTGGGGGCGGAGTCGGAGCTGGTTTTCCGGGTGAACCGGAGTGTGGTTGTGCTCAATGATGTCAATGCCGGTGATGTGTGGTTGGTGTTGCAGAACATGCAGTTGGTGGATAACTGGGGTGACATTATTCCGCCGAAGCAGGACTCCGATGAGGAGGATGAGGAATCGGCCAGTGAGAATCCGGTGAATACGCTGCCGGATCGTAGTGGTGAGAACCGTCCGCCGGTGGCTGAGGATGATTCCTATGGTGCGCGTGCGGGGCGGACCACGATTTTGAATGTGTTGACTAATGACACTGACCCGGATGGTGATTTGCTTACCGCGACGTTGACCGGTGAGCAGCCTGCTGCGGGGAGTGTGCAGCCGATTTATAACGGTGCGGGGTTGCAGGTTGTGGTGCCGGCGGATGCGCCGGTGGGGAACCATACTTTCTCGTATGAGGTTGCTGATGGTCGGGGTGGTAGCGATTCGGCTGAGGTGAGTGTTGATGTGCGGGGTGCGGAGTCTAATGAGCCGCCGACGCCTTTGCGGCCGACGAAGATTTTGGTGGAAGAGGGGAAGTCGGTCAGTCAGAACATTCTGTCCAGTTGGATGGACCCTGATGGTGATGATTTGTTCCTGGTCAGCGCGGAGCCCACGCCCGACGGCGATCAGGTGCGGACCCGTTCGGATGGGTTGTTGACGTTCCGGGATGTCGGCAAGGGCCAGGGCGTGAAGGAAGTGAACATTGTGGTCTCTGATGGCCGCGATGAGGTTTCCGGTGTGATCAGTTTTGATGTTCGGGCGTCTGGAACGCTGGCGCCGGTGGTGAATTTCGATCATTTCACGGCGACGGTGGGGCAGGAGTCGCAGTTGACTCCGTTGCAGAATGATCTGGATCCTGCCGGTGGGCAGTTGAGTCTGGCCAAGGCGGAGGCTACCGGCGGTGAGGCAGCGCTGACCCCGAATTACGACACGGGGACGGTTGCTTTCACTCCGGAGGCGGCGGGGACGTATTACGTCGAGTATTTGGTGACGAATGGGCCGCAGAGTGCCAGTGGTCTGATCCGGGTGGATGCGAAGGCTGAGGGTGCTGAGGGTGCTCCGATCGCTGTCCGTGATGTGGCGTTGTTGCCTCGAAATGGTGACGTGCTGGTGGATGTGCTTGGGAATGACAGCGATCCGACTGGTGGCGTGCTGGTGGTTCAGTCCGTGGATGTCCCCGCGGACTCACCTCTTGAGGTGGCTGTGCTTGATCACAATGTTCTTCGCATCCATGACGTCCGCGGCCTGAACCAGCAGACGACCATCACTTATACGGTTTCCAATGGTACGGCGACTGCTACCGGTGAGGTGAGTGTGTTGTCGGTGGAGGGCCCCCAGACGCTTTTGCCGCCGCAGGCGAACGCGGATGAGGTGACGGTGCGTGCCGGGGATGTGGTGAATATCCCGGTTTTGGAGAATGACACGCACCCGAATGGGGATGAGCTGACGTTGAGCCCGGTGCTGGCGCAGGGGATTGATCTTGCTGATGGGCGGATCTTCGCGTCGGAGAACACGTTGCGGTTCGTGGCCGGGAATACTGCGAAGACCGTGTACGCCATTTACGAGGTGATGGATAGCACGGGGCAGACGGACTCGGCGGAGGTGCGGATTAACATCCGGCCGTTGGATGCGCCGAACACTCCGCCGGTGCCGAAGAACCTTGATGCCCGGGTGATCGCGGGATCCACCGTGCGGATTCCGGTCCCGTTGGATGGCATTGATGCCGATGGTGACTCGTCGTTCCTGGCTGGGATCGATGTTGCACCTGGGATGGGTGCTGCGGTGCCGGGGCCGAACTATATTGATTTCACGGCCTCGGCTACGGGTGCTGGGACGGATACGTTTACGTATACGGTGCGGGACCGGTTGGGTTTGGAAAACACGGGAACCGTGCAGGTGGGGATCGCTCCTGCGGCGGAGGCTAACCAGTTACCGGTGCCGGTCAATGATGGGGTGATTTTGCGGCCGGGGCGTGCGATCGCTGTTGATGCGTTACGCAATGATTCTGACCCGGACGGGGATCCGATCTCGTTGGATCCCGAGGCTGTGAGCGCGTCTCCCGAGGAGATGGGCCCGGAGGTTGTTGAGGGCAGGGTGGTGTTCCGTGCACCGGAGGCCGAGGGTGACTTCAGTGTCCGTTATGGCATCCAGGACGGCCGCGGTGGGACGGCGAATGGGAACATCAGTGTCACGGTGGATCAGAACGCTCCGTTGTTGTTGCCGATTGCCCGTGATGACCGGGTGGAGCGGGAAGAGACGCGGGGCCAGACTGCTGTTGATGTTCCGGTGTTGAAGAATGATGAGGACCCGGATGGGGTTTCCGAGGATCTGGATGTCACGGTTGATCCGGCTTATGTCGGTGCCAGTGTCGGTGCCGAGAACGTGGTCCGGGTGGAACTGACTGAGGACGCCCAGATTGTCCCGTATACGGTCGAGGACATTGATGGTGGTTTAGCGACGGCGGTGATTTGGGTGCCGGGGTTGAGCGAGCAGTATCCGACGTTGATCAGTGATGCTCCGATAGATGTGACGGCGGGGGAGGAACTGGCCCTTGATCTGAGTGAGCTTGTTGAGGTCCGGGAGGGTCGGAGCCCACGGCTGACGGTCGAGGACAAGGTTTCAGCGATCGGGACCAGCAACGTCAATGAGTGGGTGGTTGACCCCAGCAACCTGCGCTACGCGGCGGATATTGATTACGCGGGTAAGGGTTCGATCACGTTCGAAGTCACTGACGGTACGGGACCGGATGATCCGCAAGGGTTGAGTTCGACGCTGACGGTCCTGATAAACGTGATCCCGAACGAGGACCGTAATTTCCCGCCCACGCTTGAGTCCGGGTCGTTGGAGGTTGCTATCGCGGAGCCGGCGGTGACCCTGGATCTGGCCGGGTTGGCAGCGGATCCGAACCCGGATGACGTGCTTGAGTTTTCGTTGACCGGGGACGTGCCGGCGGGCTTCGATGTGTCTTTCGAAGGTTCCGTGCTCAGTGTTGCGGCGCAGGACGGTACGCAGGTCGGGACCGCGGGCACGGTGGGTATTTCCGTGAGTGATGGTGAGGAAACCGCTACCAGCAGTGTCGCGTTGACGGTCCTTGCCTCGTCCCGGCCGTTGCCGGTCGCCAATGACGACGAGGTTCCGGAAGCGGTCCAGGGAGAACCGGTGACGGTGGATGTGCTCAGCAATGATGTGAATCCGTTCCCTGAGGAGCCGCTGCAGATTATCGATGTGATCGCTGACGGTAACGGCAGTGTGTCCCAGCAGGGCGACTCGGTGGTGGTGACCCCGGGTGAGTCTTTTGTGGGCACCATGACGGTGGAGTACACGGTGCAGGATAAAACAGGCGAGCTTTCACGGCTCGCTACCGGGCAGATCGTGTTGACCGTGAAGGGCGAACCCGGTGTTCCCTCGACCCCGGTGGTGGAGAGCACCCGGAATAAGTCCGTCGTGTTGTCCTGGGATCCACCGGCCGATAACGGGTCCCCGATCACCGGATACACGGTCACGAGTAATAACGGTTTTACCCAGGAATGCCAGGCGACCACGTGCACGCTGACCGGGTTGACGAACAACGTGGAATACGTGTTCACGGTCACCGCCACGAACGCTATCGGCACCTCCGATCCGTCCCCGGAATCCGCTGTGGCACGCCCGGATACCCAACCTGCGCAGCCTGCACCGCCGACCCTGGTATTCGGAGACGGAGCATTGACGGTGAACTGGGTTCCACCGGCCAATGAAGGGTCCCCGATCGAGGGGTATGACCTGCAGATTTCCCCGGCACCACCCAATGGTGCGGTGCAGCGCAGCGCGTCCGGGAGCCCGCTGACGTGGGAAGGCCTGGAAAACGGTACCGCCTACAAGGTCCGGGTGCAGGCTCGTAACGCTGCCCCGGAACCGTCGGAGTTCAGTGATTACTCCGCTGCGGAAACTCCTGCCGGGTTGCCCGGGACACCTCCGGCGCCGACCACTACACGGGCCCAGTCGCTGGGTAATGAGAGCCAGCTGGTCATCGATTGGGCGGATGTAAACCCGAACGGTGCACCCGTGACGAAGTACCAGGTCCAGGAATTCCAGGGCGGGAACCTCATCCGTACCCTGCCCGAAGTCCAGGCCTCTGAACAGACCATCGTTGTCCCGAACGCTGAAGCCGATTACAGCTACTCCGTGCGGGCCTATAACAAAGCCGGCTGGACCGAGTACGGGGCGCAATCCGCACCACGACGAGCAGTCGGAGCCCCCGCCGCACCGACCGGCGTATCGCTTAAGGAGACGCGAACCGGTGCCGAGGGACGGCATGTCGTCATCAACTTCAATGAACTTACTCCCGCCCAGCGCAACGGTGCACGAGCCTCCGAAGTCAGCTACCAGGCAACCTTCAGCGACGGACGCCAAATGGGTATTCGATCCGGTCAAGAGGTCGGCGGCTTCAAGAATGGCACGGCCGTCACAGCCACCGTCACGGCTGTCGTTAACAGCGACGGCGCCAACTACTCCAGTCCGCCCGCCGGATCCAACCGGGTGAACCCCTACGGCGCACCAGGATCGGCGAAAGCTGATGCACGTGACGGGGCCAAGGAGGAGAAGAAGGTAACGGTGAGTTGGAACGCACCGAACCCGGCAGCCCATGACGTCAAGCAGATCCAGATCAAGATCAACGGTGGTGGCTGGGAAAACGTCCGCAACTCCGGGAACCGTACCGTCAGGACGAATGGCTACAACGAGACCGTACGGATCAAGGTGAGGTCACTTAACTCCCGGGACCAAGCAGGGCCGGTGGCCGAGGCAGCGGCGAAGAGCGGAGAGGCACCGCCACCACCACCGCCACCGGATCCCGGCCCTTGGCCCATCACCGGTGGAGGACAACTGAATCAGAATTCACGTAGCTGCATGGACCCACAGGGGGGAACGAACTGGACCGGCAGTGGCTGCATCGGGAGCCATTGGCTCTATGAAGGTGAGACCATGCAATCGAACTGCTTCATTACGCGATCGAGCGGCACCTGGTATCGGCAGCAGTCGGGGCCAAACAGGGATGCCAACAACAACGGTTTGTTCCTGAAGGGAATTCACGCCACCCGTGGTACCAACCCTCCTGAAGGAATGCCGCGATGCGGGTAG
- a CDS encoding AAA family ATPase, producing the protein MTMTAEQAAWFAGTFDKLVGNVGQAVLGKSQVVRLVLTSMLAEGHVLLEDAPGTGKTMLARSLAATVQGTHSRIQFTPDLLPSDVTGITIYDQKTQEFEFHKGPIFANIVLADEINRASPKTQSALLEVMEESRVTVDGVSYTNERPFMVIATQNPIEQAGTYRLPEAQLDRFLIKTEIGYPDHASTVQLLGGSATRDRSAALSPIITTQAIKDMADLGAETHVDPAVLEYISRLTEETRSAPETRLGVSVRGALAMVRTAKVWAAGQGRHYVLPDDVKELAPYVWTHRFVMDPEAEFAGATAEAVLRRVLADVSAPQQRATA; encoded by the coding sequence ATGACAATGACAGCTGAGCAGGCCGCGTGGTTTGCCGGTACCTTCGACAAGCTTGTCGGCAATGTCGGCCAGGCTGTCCTCGGTAAGTCTCAGGTGGTCCGCCTGGTTCTGACCAGCATGCTTGCCGAGGGGCACGTGCTGCTCGAGGATGCGCCGGGAACCGGAAAGACCATGCTGGCCCGGTCCCTTGCAGCCACCGTGCAGGGAACCCATTCCAGGATCCAGTTCACGCCGGACCTCCTCCCATCCGATGTCACCGGCATCACGATCTATGACCAGAAGACCCAGGAATTCGAGTTCCACAAGGGGCCGATTTTCGCGAACATCGTGCTCGCGGATGAGATCAACCGTGCCTCCCCGAAGACGCAGTCGGCGCTGCTGGAAGTCATGGAAGAGTCGCGCGTGACAGTCGACGGCGTCAGCTACACCAACGAGCGTCCGTTCATGGTCATCGCCACCCAAAACCCCATCGAGCAGGCCGGCACCTACCGGCTGCCCGAAGCGCAGCTGGACAGGTTCCTCATCAAGACCGAGATTGGCTACCCGGACCACGCATCCACGGTGCAGCTGCTTGGGGGCTCCGCGACGCGTGACAGGTCCGCTGCGCTGAGTCCGATCATCACTACGCAGGCGATCAAGGACATGGCTGACCTCGGGGCTGAAACCCATGTTGACCCGGCGGTGCTCGAATACATCTCCCGTCTCACCGAAGAGACCCGCTCGGCACCTGAAACCAGGCTCGGTGTGAGCGTGCGCGGCGCGCTTGCAATGGTGCGCACAGCCAAGGTCTGGGCAGCCGGCCAGGGCAGGCATTACGTTCTGCCGGACGATGTGAAGGAACTCGCACCGTACGTCTGGACTCACAGGTTCGTCATGGATCCCGAAGCGGAATTCGCCGGTGCCACCGCTGAGGCGGTTCTACGCCGCGTCCTGGCCGACGTCTCAGCCCCGCAGCAGCGGGCGACCGCCTGA
- a CDS encoding DUF58 domain-containing protein translates to MVTSSDTAEKRSSRRRRAADPARPPKDSSSSRRGGKAAPRRAPSSSRLHPRSLSREAWQLAEAVVAPTARRAVATLSRYCGPALGVVSPLGWTMMATVVSLWLFGSIFEWREALIAALLGTILFVLAVGFIIGRSAYAVELDLTRTRVAVGDRAVGSVSVSNSSNKPLLPASLELPVGAATAIFHLPRLKPGQLHEDLFTIPTQRRAVIVVGPVRSVRADPLSLLRRQVFWTEPTDLYVHPRTTPLVGSAAGFIKDLEGLPTKELSSADVSFHALRDYVPGDDRRHIHWKTTARTGQLMVRQFEETRRSHLAVALSTNTQEYSSDLEFELGVSVAGSIGLQAIREQRNLSVLTQDGPLRSETGRNLLDDMTRIEGRNRRATAVDLARTTADTVPNASVVFFVVGPQVTPSQLRSAAASVPPGIRCIAIRCVADQEQGRATIGDLTVLTLNNLTDLAMILRKAAA, encoded by the coding sequence ATGGTTACGAGTTCCGACACTGCAGAGAAGCGTTCGTCCCGACGACGGCGCGCCGCTGATCCAGCGCGCCCTCCGAAGGACTCATCCAGCTCACGAAGGGGCGGGAAGGCTGCACCGCGCAGGGCGCCGTCGTCGTCCAGGTTGCACCCGCGGTCGCTGAGCCGCGAAGCGTGGCAGCTCGCCGAAGCCGTTGTGGCGCCCACCGCACGTCGAGCCGTGGCAACTCTCAGCCGCTACTGTGGACCGGCACTCGGCGTAGTCAGTCCGCTTGGGTGGACCATGATGGCGACGGTGGTCTCGCTCTGGCTGTTCGGCAGCATCTTCGAGTGGCGGGAAGCGCTGATCGCAGCACTCCTTGGCACCATCCTCTTTGTCCTGGCTGTCGGTTTCATCATCGGGCGTTCGGCCTACGCCGTCGAACTCGACCTGACGCGCACACGGGTTGCCGTGGGGGACCGCGCCGTTGGAAGCGTTTCAGTCTCGAACAGTTCAAACAAGCCGCTGCTCCCCGCCTCACTAGAACTGCCGGTCGGAGCTGCAACAGCAATTTTCCACCTGCCGAGGCTGAAGCCGGGCCAACTGCACGAAGACCTCTTCACCATTCCCACCCAGCGGCGCGCCGTCATTGTGGTTGGACCGGTCCGTTCTGTGCGTGCAGACCCGCTGAGCCTGCTGCGACGGCAGGTTTTCTGGACCGAACCGACGGACCTCTATGTGCATCCGCGCACCACGCCGCTGGTCGGCTCCGCAGCGGGATTCATCAAGGACCTGGAAGGCCTTCCCACCAAGGAACTCTCCAGCGCCGACGTCTCCTTCCATGCTCTGCGTGACTACGTCCCGGGTGATGACCGCCGCCACATCCACTGGAAAACGACGGCGCGCACCGGGCAGCTCATGGTCCGCCAGTTCGAGGAGACCCGCCGCTCGCACCTCGCCGTTGCCCTCTCGACCAACACGCAGGAGTACTCCTCGGACCTCGAGTTTGAACTTGGGGTTTCGGTGGCCGGTTCGATCGGGCTGCAGGCTATTCGGGAACAGCGCAACCTCAGCGTACTCACCCAGGATGGCCCGCTCCGCTCCGAAACCGGGCGGAATCTGCTGGACGACATGACCCGCATCGAAGGCCGCAACCGGCGGGCAACCGCTGTCGACCTGGCGAGGACGACGGCGGACACCGTCCCGAACGCCTCTGTCGTGTTCTTCGTCGTGGGGCCGCAGGTGACGCCCTCACAGCTGCGTTCGGCAGCGGCCTCCGTACCGCCGGGCATCCGCTGCATCGCGATTCGTTGCGTGGCCGACCAGGAACAGGGCCGGGCAACCATCGGTGACCTGACCGTGCTCACGCTGAATAACTTGACCGACCTGGCGATGATCCTGAGAAAGGCCGCGGCATGA
- a CDS encoding transglutaminase-like domain-containing protein produces the protein MSRRAGRTARPLPGRIQALIDVGALTVLLGLGVLGFGPTFGGDLRYLAAGFGGLAVGLGTAWFSARFRWGFWPTAGVLLAAYLILGHALAAPAESFLGFLPTLESLRVLIVGVVFSWKDILTVADPVGVSRGMLVVPFLAALIAAAVAGVLAWRVRTPYWVLLPVIGLFVASIAFGTNRASLPEVRGILLVVAAAAWLAYRRDIARTDDTNALSAHVSGQESDSAASTVLRSGRLRRLGLGGAVLALATILTLVISPVLAGGSNRDVLRDVVEPPVDLFDYPSPLTSFRKYVKDQSEETLLTVDGLPKGERIRLAAMDAYDGVVYNVNPQAAGNFARVGDAQQLGNTDIAEEEGTVATLDITIEAYNGVWLPSGGELIGMDLQGPRADELNRSLYYNNDARTALSTIGVQSGDTYSVNVLFPDVPPDEILTQYGFADLSLPRVQNEPPVIASKASEYVGEVSDPIERARRLEQVLNSQGFFSNGKDGEAPSLPGHGAARMLNLLDAEQMVGDDEQYAVAMALMARKLNIPARVVMGFYPDWDEIEDPSAPIALTGEDVHAWVEIAFDNAGWVPFDPTPPEDNEPVPPQQQPRSSPKPQVLQPPPPPQEPAELPPDSAPEPQDAEDRTEDFWDDWGPLIRAIALALIPLGVLLLPLLLIALLKLRRRKRRANDGAPSQRVGGGWSEVMSLATDLGAETNSRATRRESARDLGEVFPGSAGSTTLLAERADASIFASGEPTEREVGEYWGAVESSLDDMRGSVGWFRRQRARFSPRSLIREARSKMGSGPKPKPANGRRRNR, from the coding sequence ATGAGCCGGCGCGCAGGACGCACCGCCCGTCCCTTGCCCGGGCGGATTCAGGCCCTCATTGATGTGGGTGCCCTGACGGTTCTCCTCGGCCTCGGCGTGCTTGGCTTCGGGCCTACCTTCGGAGGCGACCTGCGCTACCTCGCCGCAGGGTTCGGCGGGCTTGCGGTCGGACTCGGCACTGCGTGGTTTAGCGCCCGCTTCCGTTGGGGATTTTGGCCGACAGCAGGGGTGCTGCTGGCTGCCTACCTGATCCTTGGACACGCCCTTGCCGCACCGGCCGAATCATTCCTGGGTTTCCTGCCTACCCTTGAGTCGCTCCGGGTGCTGATTGTCGGCGTCGTCTTCTCCTGGAAGGACATCCTGACCGTTGCAGATCCGGTGGGTGTGAGCCGGGGGATGCTGGTGGTTCCGTTCCTTGCCGCGCTGATTGCTGCGGCAGTGGCCGGCGTGCTGGCCTGGCGGGTGCGAACGCCGTACTGGGTGCTGTTGCCGGTCATCGGTCTCTTTGTCGCGAGTATCGCGTTCGGTACCAACCGTGCGTCCCTCCCCGAAGTTCGCGGGATCCTGCTGGTTGTCGCTGCTGCTGCCTGGCTCGCTTACCGGCGGGATATCGCCCGCACCGATGACACCAATGCTCTCTCAGCGCATGTATCCGGCCAGGAATCGGACTCCGCAGCCTCAACCGTCCTCCGTTCGGGAAGGCTGCGCCGGCTGGGCCTCGGTGGGGCGGTCCTGGCACTCGCTACCATCCTGACCCTCGTGATCAGCCCGGTCCTTGCAGGAGGCAGCAACCGTGATGTGCTCCGCGATGTCGTGGAACCGCCGGTGGACCTGTTTGATTACCCCAGTCCGCTGACCAGCTTCCGCAAGTACGTCAAGGACCAGTCCGAAGAGACGCTCCTGACGGTCGATGGCCTTCCGAAGGGTGAGCGGATAAGACTGGCTGCCATGGATGCCTATGACGGCGTGGTCTACAACGTGAATCCGCAGGCCGCCGGCAACTTCGCCCGCGTGGGTGATGCGCAGCAGCTCGGCAACACGGACATCGCCGAGGAAGAGGGCACTGTGGCGACGCTCGATATCACCATCGAGGCATACAACGGCGTCTGGCTCCCCTCGGGCGGCGAACTGATCGGTATGGATCTTCAGGGACCAAGGGCCGACGAACTGAACCGCTCCCTCTATTACAACAACGACGCGCGTACTGCACTGTCAACGATTGGAGTGCAGTCCGGAGACACCTACAGTGTCAACGTGCTGTTCCCTGATGTGCCGCCCGATGAGATCCTCACGCAGTACGGCTTCGCGGACCTCAGCCTGCCGCGGGTACAGAACGAGCCGCCAGTGATCGCTTCGAAGGCCAGTGAGTACGTGGGGGAGGTGTCGGACCCGATCGAGCGCGCCCGACGCCTTGAGCAGGTCTTGAATTCCCAGGGCTTCTTCAGCAACGGCAAGGACGGGGAGGCGCCGTCGCTTCCCGGCCATGGCGCGGCCCGGATGCTCAACCTGCTCGACGCCGAACAGATGGTCGGCGACGACGAGCAGTACGCCGTGGCAATGGCCCTGATGGCACGCAAGCTCAACATTCCCGCACGCGTGGTCATGGGCTTTTATCCGGACTGGGACGAAATCGAAGATCCATCCGCGCCAATCGCCCTGACGGGTGAAGACGTGCACGCCTGGGTGGAAATTGCCTTCGACAACGCTGGTTGGGTGCCCTTCGACCCCACGCCGCCCGAAGATAATGAGCCGGTTCCGCCGCAGCAGCAGCCGCGATCCTCGCCAAAGCCCCAGGTGTTGCAGCCGCCCCCGCCGCCGCAGGAGCCGGCTGAGCTGCCGCCGGATTCGGCACCGGAACCACAGGATGCAGAGGACCGTACCGAGGACTTCTGGGACGACTGGGGGCCCTTGATCCGTGCTATCGCGCTGGCACTGATTCCACTGGGTGTACTGCTGTTGCCGCTGCTGCTGATTGCGCTGCTCAAGCTGCGTCGTCGTAAGCGTCGCGCGAACGACGGCGCGCCCTCCCAGCGTGTCGGGGGCGGGTGGAGTGAGGTCATGAGCCTGGCTACCGACCTCGGCGCCGAAACGAACTCCCGCGCAACCCGACGCGAAAGCGCGCGTGACCTCGGTGAAGTCTTCCCGGGTAGCGCCGGATCCACAACGCTGCTGGCTGAACGCGCTGACGCGAGCATCTTCGCCTCCGGAGAGCCCACCGAAC